The Myotis daubentonii chromosome 9, mMyoDau2.1, whole genome shotgun sequence genome has a segment encoding these proteins:
- the LOC132241511 gene encoding phospholipase A and acyltransferase 2-like — protein sequence MAPSQAKPKPGDLIEIFRFGYTHWALYVGDGYVVHLTSTGDITGAALAKLMSSGTERAIVKKQLLSVVAGKDKYRVNNENDDKYSPLPPSEIVQRAEELVGQEMHYKLTSENCEHFVNELRYGVHRSNQVIEAVLAVGLVIFGAAIGPVVGIPAGVAAGVVVTAVAIRGVLRYLRNRPKHAK from the exons ATGGCTCCG TCACAGGCAAAACCGAAACCTGGAGACCTGATTGAGATTTTCCGCTTTGGCTACACGCACTGGGCCCTCTACGTGGGGGATGGCTACGTGGTGCACCTGACTTCTACAG GTGACATCACAGGAGCTGCGTTGGCCAAACTCATGTCCTCTGGGACTGAGAGGGCCATAGTGAAAAAGCAGCTGCTGTCCGTGGTGGCCGGGAAAGACAAGTACCGTGTCAATAATGAGAATGACGACAAGTACTCACCGCTGCCTCCCAGCGAAATCGTGCAGCGGGCTGAGGAGCTGGTGGGGCAGGAGATGCACTACAAGCTGACCAGTGAGAACTGTGAGCACTTTGTGAACGAGCTGCGCTATGGAGTCCACCGGAGTAACCAG GTCATCGAAGCGGTCCTGGCAGTTGGCTTGGTGATATTCGGCGCAGCAATCGGCCCGGTAGTCGGCATACCCGCTGGAGTGGCAGCAGGTGTTGTCGTAACGGCCGTGGCCATCAGGGGCGTCCTCCGGTACCTGCGGAACAGACCCAAGCACGCAAAGTG a